A stretch of the Acidobacteriota bacterium genome encodes the following:
- the rpsD gene encoding 30S ribosomal protein S4 produces MARYRESVCRLCRREGMKLFLKGDRCFTNKCAVERRNFPPGQHGKRRSKILGYGIQLREKQKVKRFYGVLEGQFRLTFQQAERMRGVTGENLLSLLERRLDNVVHRLGFSGSRPQARQLVRHGHVRVNGRKVNVPSMTVPQGAVVSIKDKSRTNPLIASAVETAKGRGIPAWLELDAAQFQGKVVALPKREDVSIPISEKLIVELYSK; encoded by the coding sequence GTGGCTCGTTATCGTGAATCGGTTTGCCGGCTCTGCCGGCGCGAAGGAATGAAGCTGTTCCTCAAGGGGGACCGCTGTTTCACCAACAAGTGCGCCGTCGAGCGCCGTAACTTCCCGCCGGGTCAGCACGGCAAGCGCCGCTCCAAGATCCTCGGGTACGGCATCCAGCTCCGCGAGAAGCAGAAGGTCAAGCGCTTCTACGGAGTCCTCGAGGGCCAGTTCCGCCTCACGTTCCAGCAGGCCGAGCGCATGCGGGGCGTCACGGGCGAGAACCTGCTCTCGCTGCTCGAGCGCCGGCTCGACAACGTCGTCCACCGGCTCGGCTTCTCGGGCTCGCGCCCGCAGGCCCGCCAGCTCGTCCGTCACGGCCACGTGCGCGTGAACGGCCGCAAGGTCAACGTCCCGAGCATGACGGTGCCGCAGGGCGCGGTCGTGTCCATCAAGGACAAGAGCCGCACGAACCCGCTCATCGCCTCCGCGGTCGAGACCGCGAAGGGCCGCGGGATCCCCGCATGGCTCGAGCTCGACGCCGCGCAGTTCCAGGGGAAGGTCGTCGCGCTGCCGAAGCGCGAGGACGTCTCGATCCCGATCAGCGAAAAGCTGATCGTCGAGCTGTACTCCAAGTAA
- the rpmD gene encoding 50S ribosomal protein L30, which translates to MAEEKKKKEKAAKAATLRIRQVKSGICAPVDQKQTLFGLGLRRIRQEVVRPDTPALRGQIHKVRHLVEIVEGA; encoded by the coding sequence ATGGCTGAAGAGAAGAAGAAGAAAGAGAAAGCCGCGAAGGCGGCGACTCTCCGGATCCGCCAGGTGAAGTCGGGCATCTGCGCGCCCGTCGACCAGAAGCAGACCCTGTTCGGCCTCGGCCTCCGCCGCATCCGGCAGGAAGTCGTCCGTCCGGACACCCCGGCCCTCCGCGGCCAGATTCACAAGGTCCGCCACCTCGTCGAAATCGTCGAGGGAGCGTAA
- a CDS encoding 50S ribosomal protein L18, with amino-acid sequence MQKAKGRVEARTRIHARIRTKVKGTAERPRLAVSKTLRWISVQIIDDAAGKTLAHATSREEGVRGKAKSAANKNAAVKVGTLIAERAQAKGISAVVFDRGGHLYHGNVKALAEAAREKGLKF; translated from the coding sequence ATGCAGAAGGCCAAAGGCCGGGTCGAGGCGCGGACGCGCATCCACGCGCGCATTCGCACGAAGGTGAAGGGGACGGCCGAACGGCCTCGCCTCGCCGTCAGCAAGACCCTCCGCTGGATCTCCGTCCAGATCATCGACGACGCCGCCGGCAAGACGCTCGCGCACGCGACCTCCCGCGAGGAGGGCGTCCGCGGCAAGGCCAAGAGCGCCGCCAACAAGAACGCCGCCGTCAAGGTGGGTACGCTCATTGCCGAGCGCGCCCAGGCGAAGGGCATTTCCGCGGTCGTCTTCGACCGTGGCGGCCACCTCTACCACGGCAACGTGAAAGCGCTCGCGGAAGCCGCTCGCGAGAAGGGGTTGAAGTTTTGA
- the rpsK gene encoding 30S ribosomal protein S11, which translates to MATPTESTAAAKASAAKGKKKGPKKDKKNIPHALATVQASFNNTIVSITDQQGNVLAWSSAGRIGFKGSRKGTPFAAQLAAGNAAQIAQEHGVRSLDVKVTGPGAGRESAIRALAAAGIDIRSIKDTTPIPHNGCRPRKRRRV; encoded by the coding sequence ATGGCAACACCCACTGAATCCACCGCTGCCGCCAAGGCTTCTGCCGCCAAGGGCAAGAAGAAGGGCCCCAAGAAGGACAAGAAGAACATCCCGCACGCTCTCGCGACCGTGCAGGCGTCCTTCAACAACACGATCGTCTCGATCACCGACCAGCAGGGGAACGTCCTGGCCTGGTCGTCGGCGGGGCGCATCGGATTCAAGGGCTCGCGCAAGGGCACGCCGTTCGCAGCGCAGCTCGCCGCGGGCAACGCGGCCCAGATCGCGCAGGAGCACGGCGTGCGCTCCCTGGACGTCAAGGTGACCGGGCCCGGCGCCGGCCGCGAGAGCGCGATCCGCGCCCTTGCCGCCGCGGGCATCGACATCCGGTCCATCAAGGACACGACCCCGATCCCCCACAACGGCTGCCGCCCGCGCAAGCGCCGGCGGGTCTAA
- the rpsE gene encoding 30S ribosomal protein S5, which yields MSSNAPVNRPPRGNRPGGRSGPGGPPPRPAGALGEGRAGADLIDHVVHINRVTKVVKGGKNFSFSALVVVGDGHGRVGYGAGKAKEVPMAIKKGIEMAKKKMIKVPLKGKTIPHPIVGHYGAGRVMLKPASDGTGVIAGGAVRAVLESAGVQNILTKSLGTTNPHNVVKATFDALLHLQLEETIAKARGIGNGEAKQAEPATAAPATEATEKV from the coding sequence TTGAGCAGCAACGCCCCCGTCAACCGTCCCCCGCGTGGAAACCGCCCCGGCGGCCGCTCCGGCCCCGGCGGCCCTCCGCCCCGTCCGGCCGGCGCTCTCGGTGAGGGCCGCGCGGGCGCCGACCTCATCGACCACGTCGTGCACATCAACCGCGTGACGAAAGTCGTCAAGGGCGGCAAGAACTTCTCCTTCTCGGCGCTCGTCGTCGTCGGCGACGGACACGGCCGCGTCGGCTACGGCGCCGGCAAGGCGAAGGAAGTCCCCATGGCCATCAAGAAGGGGATCGAGATGGCCAAGAAGAAGATGATCAAGGTCCCGCTCAAGGGCAAGACGATCCCGCATCCGATCGTCGGCCACTACGGCGCGGGCCGCGTCATGCTCAAGCCGGCCTCCGACGGCACGGGTGTCATCGCGGGCGGAGCGGTCCGCGCGGTGCTCGAGTCCGCCGGAGTCCAGAACATCCTCACGAAGTCGCTCGGGACGACGAACCCCCACAACGTCGTGAAGGCCACGTTCGACGCGCTCCTGCACCTCCAGCTCGAGGAGACGATCGCGAAGGCCCGCGGCATCGGCAACGGCGAGGCGAAGCAGGCCGAGCCCGCCACGGCGGCCCCGGCCACGGAAGCCACGGAGAAGGTCTAA
- the rpsM gene encoding 30S ribosomal protein S13, whose product MARIAGVDLPPNKRVEIGLTYIFGIGRPVSNKILVTAKVDRNTRVKDLSEDEVSRIRKTIQDSVTVEGDLRKDTTQNIKRLMEIGCYRGLRHRRNLPTRGQRTHTNARTRKGPRKGAVAGKKKATKK is encoded by the coding sequence ATGGCACGTATCGCAGGTGTCGACCTTCCCCCGAACAAGCGCGTCGAAATCGGCCTGACCTACATCTTCGGGATCGGGCGCCCGGTCTCGAACAAGATCCTCGTGACCGCCAAGGTGGACCGCAACACCCGGGTCAAGGATCTGTCCGAGGACGAGGTGTCGAGGATTCGCAAGACGATCCAGGACTCCGTCACGGTGGAGGGAGACCTCCGCAAGGACACGACGCAGAACATCAAGCGCCTGATGGAGATCGGCTGCTATCGCGGCCTGCGCCACCGCCGCAACCTCCCGACCCGCGGCCAGCGCACTCACACGAACGCCCGCACGCGGAAGGGCCCCCGGAAGGGCGCCGTGGCCGGTAAGAAGAAGGCTACGAAAAAGTAG
- a CDS encoding adenylate kinase encodes MPSAIVFFGPPGSGKGTQASRLAASLGVPQVSTGDLLRSHVAKGTALGAIAKPIMESGALVPDDLVTKMLKERLAEKDAAGGAIFDGYPRTVAQAQSLDALLKDAGGRVDVVLFIDVADATLVDRLLKRAVLEGRADDTKETIAERLKVYRDKTAPLADLYRKAGLLVTIDGDRAVETVAADVAAAVRKSRQGAA; translated from the coding sequence ATGCCGTCCGCCATCGTGTTCTTCGGACCTCCCGGATCGGGCAAGGGGACCCAGGCGTCGCGTCTCGCGGCGTCGCTGGGCGTTCCCCAGGTGTCGACGGGGGACCTCCTGAGGAGCCACGTGGCCAAGGGGACCGCGCTCGGCGCCATCGCAAAGCCGATCATGGAGTCCGGGGCGCTCGTTCCCGACGACCTCGTCACGAAGATGCTGAAGGAGCGGCTCGCCGAGAAGGACGCCGCCGGCGGGGCGATCTTCGACGGGTACCCCCGCACGGTTGCGCAGGCCCAGTCGCTCGACGCGCTCCTGAAGGACGCGGGCGGCAGGGTGGACGTCGTCCTCTTCATCGACGTCGCGGACGCGACGCTCGTCGACCGGCTTCTGAAGCGGGCGGTCCTCGAGGGCCGCGCCGACGACACGAAGGAGACGATCGCCGAGCGCCTGAAGGTCTATCGCGACAAGACGGCTCCGCTCGCCGACCTCTACAGGAAGGCCGGCCTCCTCGTCACGATCGACGGCGACCGCGCCGTCGAGACCGTCGCGGCCGACGTGGCCGCGGCCGTCCGGAAATCCCGGCAGGGAGCGGCGTGA
- the rplF gene encoding 50S ribosomal protein L6, protein MSRVGKKPVTVPKGVDIQVGPSAVTVKGPKGSMTAPILAGIVVEKKDGTLVLVRSGEEKRDKALHGLNRALVQNAVLGVTEGFKREVDLVGIGFKAEVKGKNVVFSVGFSHQVTFPMPEGVTVNVAPDAKAKDVTHIVVTGIDKQKVGQTATEIRGIRPPDPYKLKGFRFVGEVLKKKAGKATGK, encoded by the coding sequence ATGTCGCGAGTCGGAAAAAAGCCGGTGACCGTGCCCAAGGGCGTCGACATCCAGGTCGGCCCCTCGGCCGTGACCGTGAAGGGGCCGAAGGGCTCCATGACGGCGCCGATCCTCGCGGGGATCGTCGTCGAGAAGAAGGACGGGACTCTCGTCCTCGTGCGCAGCGGCGAGGAGAAGCGGGACAAGGCTCTCCATGGCCTGAACCGTGCTCTCGTCCAGAATGCGGTCCTCGGCGTGACCGAGGGCTTCAAGCGCGAGGTCGACCTCGTGGGCATCGGCTTCAAGGCCGAGGTCAAGGGGAAGAACGTCGTCTTCAGCGTCGGCTTCTCGCACCAGGTGACGTTCCCGATGCCCGAGGGCGTCACGGTGAACGTCGCGCCGGACGCGAAGGCCAAGGACGTCACGCACATCGTCGTGACGGGCATCGACAAGCAGAAGGTCGGCCAGACGGCGACCGAGATCCGCGGGATCCGTCCGCCGGACCCGTACAAGCTCAAGGGCTTCCGCTTCGTCGGCGAGGTCCTCAAGAAGAAGGCCGGCAAGGCCACGGGCAAGTGA
- the acpS gene encoding holo-ACP synthase — translation MPRAGRSSAVPSGRAGNSARGRRRTCLARASVRIPGEARPPPSRRGATVHPRAPGPPGATRAGARRRRRFPSPSSAAAARAASGQAIRAGALRRRVSSSGRANAPLPGETTRPPAATRRRPAGRLPRGANQPIPPRRPHTPRRPTRLRRPRLFPRPRPRLPRRPRRLPRRPPASGSRAPSPRRLYNPRRGRHGRGLEVPESPLHPLRARGRGVPEPRAVEPPLVPARRGALARRRPRPPRFPVLPELPRRRRPPAPLGRRLGDRGLAPGGAARDRRGVVTDRVSVEDALPQGAGVVGLGIDVCEIPRVAAAIRRHGARFAERLFRPGEVRRPPTSPAYAEHVAGLFAAKEAAMKALGTGMRGVAFRELAIVRAPGGPPRLALFGRAAAHATRLGVTGAHITITHGKEIAAAVVLLTGRPL, via the coding sequence ATGCCGCGGGCCGGGAGGAGCTCCGCCGTTCCCTCCGGACGAGCCGGGAATTCGGCGCGCGGGCGGCGCCGGACGTGCCTCGCTCGCGCGAGCGTGCGGATTCCTGGCGAAGCGCGACCGCCCCCGTCCCGCCGCGGGGCGACGGTCCACCCGCGCGCGCCCGGACCGCCCGGAGCGACGAGGGCTGGCGCGCGGCGACGACGGCGCTTCCCGTCCCCGTCGAGCGCCGCGGCGGCGAGAGCCGCGAGCGGGCAGGCGATTCGGGCTGGCGCGCTCCGGCGCCGCGTGTCATCGAGCGGTCGGGCGAACGCCCCGTTACCCGGGGAAACGACGCGCCCGCCCGCCGCGACTCGGCGCCGTCCGGCCGGGAGGCTCCCGCGCGGAGCGAACCAGCCCATTCCGCCCCGGCGCCCGCACACTCCGCGCCGGCCTACTCGGCTCCGGCGCCCGCGCCTGTTTCCGCGCCCGCGCCCGCGCCTGCCCCGGCGCCCGCGCAGGCTCCCGCGGCGGCCGCCCGCGAGCGGTAGCCGGGCTCCTTCTCCCCGACGCCTCTACAATCCCCGCCGTGGGCGTCACGGTCGTGGGCTCGAGGTTCCTGAGAGCCCTCTTCATCCTCTACGTGCTCGAGGCCGGGGCGTTCCTGAGCCTCGCGCCGTGGAGCCGCCTCTGGTCCCTGCGCGTCGTGGCGCGCTCGCCCGCCGCCGTCCGCGGCCTCCTCGCTTCCCCGTACTTCCGGAGCTTCCTCGTCGGCGTCGGCCTCCTGCACCTCTGGGCCGCCGTCTCGGAGATCGAGGCCTGGCGCCGGGAGGCGCGGCCAGAGACCGGAGAGGCGTCGTGACGGATCGCGTCTCGGTGGAAGACGCTCTTCCCCAGGGGGCCGGCGTCGTGGGTCTCGGGATCGACGTCTGCGAGATCCCGCGCGTCGCGGCCGCGATCCGCCGCCACGGGGCACGGTTCGCCGAGCGGCTGTTCCGGCCCGGCGAGGTCCGCCGGCCGCCGACGTCCCCCGCCTACGCCGAGCACGTGGCCGGGCTCTTCGCCGCCAAGGAGGCCGCGATGAAGGCGCTCGGGACCGGGATGCGCGGCGTGGCGTTCCGGGAGCTCGCGATCGTGCGTGCGCCGGGGGGGCCGCCGCGCCTCGCGCTCTTCGGGCGCGCGGCCGCGCACGCCACGCGGCTCGGAGTCACGGGCGCCCACATCACGATCACGCACGGCAAGGAGATCGCGGCGGCCGTCGTTCTCCTCACGGGCAGGCCCCTCTAG
- the rpmJ gene encoding 50S ribosomal protein L36, whose amino-acid sequence MKVRTSVKKICSKCKVIRRAGVVRVICENVKHKQRQG is encoded by the coding sequence ATGAAAGTTCGCACGTCCGTCAAGAAAATCTGCAGCAAGTGCAAGGTGATCCGTCGCGCCGGCGTCGTGAGGGTCATCTGCGAGAACGTCAAGCACAAGCAGCGTCAGGGCTGA
- a CDS encoding DNA-directed RNA polymerase subunit alpha: MLWKGFQRPNRLEVEEEKGNYGRFTAQPLERGWGTTVGNALRRVLLSSIEGAAITAVKIEGVEHEFTAVPGVVEDVTDIILNLKSLAIRLHEDGPRSLNLDIKSKGLVTADAFEDDAQLEILNAEAPIATLADGGRLRLEATVTKGRGYVPADRNFDPEAPIGTIPLDSAHSPVRRVNYHVEAARVGQATDYDKLVIEVWTNGTITPRDAVGVAAVLIRDHLAIFVNVETDDAAVAAGAEMPQSELDALLDTNVEELELSVRSANCLKNAGIRTLRELVQKTEKDMLETKNFGRKSLNEIKDILREKGLAFGMKLEAPSGAGR; this comes from the coding sequence ATGCTGTGGAAGGGCTTTCAGCGTCCCAACCGTCTCGAGGTCGAAGAAGAGAAGGGCAATTACGGCCGGTTCACCGCCCAGCCGCTCGAGCGCGGGTGGGGAACGACCGTGGGCAACGCGCTCCGGCGCGTTCTCCTCTCGTCGATCGAGGGCGCCGCGATCACCGCGGTCAAGATCGAGGGCGTCGAGCACGAGTTCACCGCCGTGCCGGGCGTCGTCGAGGACGTGACCGACATCATCCTGAACCTCAAGAGCCTCGCGATCCGCCTCCACGAGGACGGCCCGCGCTCGCTCAACCTGGACATCAAGAGCAAGGGCCTCGTGACCGCGGACGCCTTCGAGGACGACGCGCAGCTCGAGATCCTGAATGCGGAAGCGCCGATCGCGACGCTCGCCGACGGCGGCCGCCTGCGCCTCGAGGCCACCGTGACGAAGGGCCGCGGCTACGTTCCGGCCGACCGCAACTTCGACCCCGAAGCGCCCATCGGGACGATCCCGCTGGACTCGGCCCACTCTCCGGTCCGCCGCGTGAACTACCACGTCGAGGCGGCCCGCGTCGGCCAGGCGACGGACTACGACAAGCTCGTCATCGAGGTCTGGACGAATGGCACGATCACCCCGCGCGACGCCGTCGGCGTGGCCGCGGTCCTCATCCGCGACCACCTCGCGATCTTCGTGAACGTCGAGACCGACGACGCGGCCGTGGCCGCCGGCGCCGAGATGCCGCAGAGCGAGCTCGACGCCCTGCTCGACACGAACGTCGAGGAGCTCGAGCTGTCCGTGCGCAGCGCGAACTGCCTGAAGAACGCCGGCATCCGCACGCTCCGCGAGCTCGTCCAGAAGACCGAGAAGGACATGCTCGAAACGAAGAACTTCGGGCGCAAGAGCCTGAACGAGATCAAGGACATCCTGCGCGAGAAGGGGCTTGCCTTCGGCATGAAGCTCGAAGCCCCGAGCGGCGCGGGACGCTGA
- a CDS encoding response regulator translates to MTGLPNALAGRRVLVVDDEPYIQKILSFKLRLTGLDPVEASSGEEALRLVREAEPHLVLLDVSLTPGLTGFDVCRILKENPATAGIPIIMLTARTLPAERDLGLRLGAASYVTKPFSTKVLVQEIEKALS, encoded by the coding sequence ATGACGGGACTTCCAAACGCGCTCGCGGGCCGAAGGGTGCTCGTCGTCGACGACGAGCCGTACATCCAGAAGATCCTGTCGTTCAAGCTGCGGCTCACCGGGCTCGATCCTGTCGAGGCGTCGAGCGGCGAAGAGGCCCTGCGGCTCGTCCGCGAGGCCGAACCCCACCTCGTCCTCCTCGACGTGTCGCTGACGCCGGGGCTCACGGGCTTCGACGTCTGCCGCATCCTCAAGGAGAACCCGGCGACGGCAGGCATCCCGATCATCATGCTCACGGCGCGCACACTGCCCGCCGAGCGCGACCTCGGCTTGCGCCTCGGCGCGGCGAGCTACGTGACGAAGCCCTTCTCGACGAAGGTCCTCGTCCAGGAGATCGAGAAGGCATTGAGTTAA
- the rplQ gene encoding 50S ribosomal protein L17: protein MQHNRAGRKLGRTTAHRKALFRNQLSSLITHERIQTTLPKAKDLRPLIEKMVTLGKRGGLHARRLALKTIPEAVTVKKLFEEIAPRFKERAGGYTRILKLGRRQGDGAEMAILEFIDFDFAQRVAEKKVAAKAADEKKASLLERAKKLVSGKGGEGEKKAEGTEGGEGEAEKKAKPVEKPKAAKIKGPKGGGGPKGGGGHAGGHRKVGS from the coding sequence ATGCAGCACAATCGCGCGGGCCGCAAGCTCGGCCGGACGACGGCGCACCGCAAGGCGTTGTTCCGGAACCAGCTCTCGTCCCTCATCACGCACGAACGCATCCAGACGACGCTGCCGAAGGCGAAAGACCTGCGGCCGCTCATCGAGAAAATGGTCACCCTCGGCAAGCGGGGCGGGCTCCACGCGCGCCGTCTGGCGCTCAAGACGATCCCCGAGGCCGTGACGGTCAAGAAGCTCTTCGAGGAGATCGCCCCGCGCTTCAAGGAGCGCGCCGGCGGCTACACGCGGATTCTCAAGCTCGGCCGTCGCCAGGGCGACGGCGCCGAGATGGCGATCCTCGAGTTCATCGACTTCGATTTCGCGCAGCGCGTGGCCGAGAAGAAGGTCGCGGCGAAGGCGGCCGACGAGAAGAAGGCCTCCCTCCTCGAGAGGGCCAAGAAGCTCGTCTCCGGCAAGGGCGGAGAGGGCGAGAAGAAGGCCGAAGGAACCGAGGGCGGCGAGGGCGAGGCCGAGAAGAAGGCCAAGCCCGTGGAGAAGCCCAAGGCCGCGAAGATCAAGGGCCCGAAGGGCGGCGGCGGCCCGAAGGGCGGCGGCGGCCACGCCGGCGGCCACCGGAAGGTCGGCAGCTAG
- the rplO gene encoding 50S ribosomal protein L15, translating into MSHGLHNLGPRKGATTSKKRVGRGPGSGLGKTSGKGHKGQNSRAGYSHLRGHEGGQMPLHRRMPKRGFTNIFRKEWATVSVESLERLFAAGENVTVELLRKSGAVKRRGGIKVLGTGEIKKSLVVTAHKFTDGAKKKIEAAGGRCEVLAS; encoded by the coding sequence ATGTCTCACGGACTGCACAACCTCGGACCCCGCAAGGGCGCGACCACGAGCAAGAAGCGCGTGGGCCGCGGCCCGGGCTCGGGCCTCGGCAAGACGTCGGGTAAGGGCCACAAGGGCCAGAACTCCCGCGCGGGCTACTCGCATCTCCGCGGCCACGAAGGTGGCCAGATGCCGCTCCACCGCCGCATGCCGAAGCGCGGCTTCACGAACATCTTCCGCAAGGAATGGGCGACGGTGAGCGTCGAATCGCTCGAGCGCCTCTTCGCGGCCGGTGAGAACGTCACGGTCGAGCTGCTCCGCAAGTCGGGAGCGGTCAAGCGCCGGGGCGGCATCAAGGTGCTCGGCACGGGCGAGATCAAGAAGAGCCTCGTCGTGACGGCTCACAAGTTCACCGACGGAGCCAAGAAGAAGATCGAGGCCGCCGGCGGACGCTGCGAGGTCCTCGCGTCGTAA
- the infA gene encoding translation initiation factor IF-1, whose translation MSKEDAIEVTATVIEPLPNAMFKVELENKHQVLAHISGKMRKHFIRILPGDKVLVELSPYDLTRGRIIYRYK comes from the coding sequence ATGTCGAAGGAAGACGCCATCGAAGTGACCGCAACGGTCATCGAACCGTTACCGAACGCGATGTTCAAGGTCGAGTTGGAAAACAAGCATCAGGTGCTCGCGCACATCTCCGGGAAGATGCGGAAACACTTCATCCGCATCCTGCCGGGGGACAAGGTCCTCGTCGAGCTCTCGCCGTACGACCTGACCCGCGGGCGCATCATCTACCGGTACAAGTGA
- the map gene encoding type I methionyl aminopeptidase: MITCKGKSEILKMERAARIVHEALAECAAACRPGVTTEEIDRIAAQGIASRGGKAAFPGYRGYPKTICISINDEVVHGIPSPTRALKAGDVVGLDLGAIVEGYYADAARSIAVEPVSDAVKTLVETTHAALLAGIEAVRVGGRIGDIGAAVEAVAKQQKYGVVREFVGHGIGTALHEEPQVPNYGPAGKREVIREGMTLAIEPMFNLGGAAVTTDPDGWTVRTKDRQPSAHFEHTVVATARGPVVLGFGRYASEAILAGAPGAHEYPLPVAVQA, encoded by the coding sequence GTGATCACCTGCAAGGGCAAGTCCGAGATCCTCAAGATGGAGCGGGCCGCGCGCATCGTCCACGAGGCGCTCGCCGAGTGCGCGGCCGCGTGCCGTCCCGGGGTCACGACCGAGGAAATCGACCGGATCGCGGCGCAGGGCATCGCCTCGCGCGGCGGCAAGGCGGCGTTCCCCGGGTACCGCGGCTATCCGAAGACGATCTGCATCTCGATCAACGACGAGGTCGTGCACGGGATACCGTCGCCGACCCGCGCTCTGAAGGCCGGCGACGTCGTCGGCCTCGACCTCGGCGCGATCGTCGAGGGCTACTACGCCGACGCGGCGCGCTCGATCGCGGTCGAGCCCGTCTCCGACGCGGTCAAGACCCTCGTCGAGACGACCCACGCGGCGCTCCTGGCCGGGATCGAGGCCGTCCGTGTCGGCGGCCGCATCGGAGACATCGGCGCGGCCGTCGAGGCCGTGGCGAAGCAGCAGAAGTACGGCGTCGTGCGCGAGTTCGTCGGGCACGGCATCGGGACGGCGCTCCACGAGGAGCCGCAGGTCCCGAACTACGGCCCTGCCGGCAAGCGCGAGGTCATCCGCGAGGGGATGACGCTCGCGATCGAGCCCATGTTCAACCTCGGCGGCGCAGCCGTCACGACGGACCCGGACGGGTGGACCGTGCGCACGAAGGACCGGCAGCCGTCGGCCCACTTCGAGCACACGGTCGTCGCGACGGCCCGGGGCCCCGTCGTCCTCGGCTTCGGGCGTTACGCGTCCGAAGCCATCCTCGCCGGAGCCCCCGGCGCCCACGAGTACCCGCTGCCCGTGGCGGTCCAGGCGTAG
- the secY gene encoding preprotein translocase subunit SecY: MFESFRNIFAIPDLRKRVLFTFGLLAIYRIGSHIPTPGLDPTALEEFFKASSGGILGFLDVFSGGALRRLSVFAMGIAPYITASIILQLLTVVWPYLEKLSKEGEMGRRKITQYTRYGTVVLSVVQGAGISLWLWSQTTPSGRYLAVRDPGSEAGKLGFILMAILTLTTGTAFVMWLGEQITERGVGNGISLIIFAGIVANLPTAVLNSIDQIRRGSMSVFTALFLVVFMAAVVAAIVFVERAQRRIPVQYAKRVVGRKVFGGQNTYLPLRVNTGGVIPIIFAISILQFPQYIASAFKSDFMKKIAEQLANGQPLYNLFYAAGIIFFCYFYISIIFNPNDTAENMRKYGGFIPGIRPGKATSDYIDSVLTRITLIGAVYLVVVALIPEFLTMGFRVQSIPGIGPWLDAHLPNFVTQGLGVSFFFGGTSLLIVVGVAMDTVQQIESQLVMRNYDGFLKKGRIRGRRG; this comes from the coding sequence ATCTTCGAGTCGTTCCGCAACATCTTCGCGATCCCGGACCTGAGGAAGCGCGTCCTCTTTACGTTCGGCCTCCTCGCGATCTACCGGATCGGTTCGCACATCCCGACGCCGGGTCTCGACCCGACGGCGCTGGAGGAGTTCTTCAAGGCGAGCTCGGGAGGCATCCTCGGCTTCCTCGACGTGTTCTCGGGCGGCGCGCTGCGCCGGCTCTCCGTGTTCGCGATGGGCATCGCGCCGTACATCACGGCGTCGATCATCCTGCAGCTCCTGACGGTCGTTTGGCCCTACCTCGAGAAGCTCTCGAAGGAAGGGGAGATGGGCCGCCGGAAGATCACCCAGTACACGCGCTACGGCACGGTCGTCCTCTCGGTCGTCCAGGGCGCGGGCATCTCGCTGTGGCTGTGGAGCCAGACGACGCCCAGCGGTCGCTACCTCGCGGTGCGCGACCCCGGGTCGGAGGCCGGCAAGCTCGGCTTCATCCTGATGGCGATCCTGACGCTCACCACGGGCACGGCGTTCGTCATGTGGCTCGGCGAGCAGATCACGGAGCGCGGCGTCGGCAACGGCATCTCGCTCATCATCTTCGCCGGCATCGTCGCGAACCTCCCGACGGCCGTTCTGAACTCGATCGACCAGATCCGCCGGGGCTCGATGAGCGTCTTCACGGCGCTCTTCCTGGTGGTCTTCATGGCGGCGGTCGTGGCGGCCATCGTCTTCGTGGAACGCGCACAGCGGCGCATCCCGGTCCAGTACGCCAAGCGCGTCGTCGGCCGCAAGGTCTTCGGCGGGCAGAACACGTACCTCCCGCTCCGCGTGAACACGGGCGGCGTCATCCCGATCATCTTCGCCATCTCGATTCTCCAGTTCCCGCAGTACATCGCCTCCGCGTTCAAGAGCGACTTCATGAAGAAGATCGCCGAGCAGCTGGCCAACGGGCAGCCCCTCTACAACCTCTTCTACGCGGCGGGGATCATCTTTTTCTGCTACTTCTACATCTCGATCATCTTCAATCCGAACGACACCGCCGAGAACATGCGCAAGTACGGCGGCTTCATCCCGGGCATCCGTCCCGGCAAGGCCACGTCGGACTACATCGACTCCGTCCTGACGCGCATCACGCTCATCGGAGCGGTCTATCTCGTCGTCGTCGCGCTCATCCCCGAGTTCCTCACGATGGGCTTCCGCGTCCAGAGCATTCCGGGCATCGGCCCCTGGCTCGACGCGCACCTGCCGAACTTCGTGACGCAGGGCCTCGGTGTCTCGTTCTTCTTCGGCGGCACGTCGCTTCTCATCGTGGTGGGCGTCGCGATGGACACCGTCCAGCAGATCGAATCGCAGCTCGTCATGCGCAATTACGACGGCTTCCTCAAGAAGGGCCGCATCCGCGGCCGCAGGGGATAA